Part of the Amphiura filiformis chromosome 9, Afil_fr2py, whole genome shotgun sequence genome is shown below.
ctcggatgtcgcggttttcgacgcacagcgtcgaccgtgatgcctccaccaaagggagtgatgtggaattcacaagttgatacaaagcttcaagcctaaaagaggagactgaatttgaccttagatgacacttggatgaccccaaaacaacctttcaatgaccgccaaaatgaccgcccaaaaatttggctctaaatgttgactgtacccaccaagtttcatgcccatatagtaattatactaatttgacctcagatgacccctggtgaccccaaaatgaccttccaaaaatttggctctaaatgttagctgtacccaccaagtttcatacccatacgatagtttttactaatttgacctcagatgacccctggtgaccccaaaatgatcttccaaaaaattggttctaaatgttgactgtacccaccaagtttcatgcccatacgacagtttttactaatttgacccctggatgacctcagatgaccccgaaaggaccttccaaaaatttggctctaatattgactgtacccaccaaatttcatgcccatacgacagttttactaatttgacctcagatgaccctgggtgaccccagatgaccccaaaatgaccttccaaaaatttggctctaaatgttgactgtacccaccaagtttcatgcccatacgacagtttttactaatttgacccctggatgacctcagatgaccccgaaaggaccttccaaaaatttggctctgaatattgactgtacccaccaaatttcatgcccatacgacagtttttactaatttgacctcagatgacccctggatgaccccaaaatgaccttaaaacattaggctctgaatgttgactgtaccctccaagtttcatgcccatacgacagtttttactaatttgacctcagatgacccctgggtgaccccaaaatgaccttccaaaaatttggctctaaatgttgattgtacttaccaagtttcaaggccatatgactatttttgctaatttgacctcagatgacccctgcatgacctcaggagaccttgacccactaaccaatataaacttgttctgtctggggtcaagatgcacccacccaccaaatttgaggaacgtgcgacccccactctccgagaaaagaggtaaataatgaaaatgggccctctgacctcaaatgaccttttacctcagtatatgaccttgaacctcacccaaaaaaaagtagccagagtttttgaccatgacccacctatcctgaaaatctgaagtcaatccgcccatccatgcccgagatatcgcatccggacggaagcacggacattgcaaaaacagtatgcctccaccgcgaggcataaaAATGTCACTTTCGCCTAGATGCAATGTAGTGTAGTATAGAAGTAGCCTTCTTCTTATCTGAAGTATTAAAATATCTTTCTCAACAATAATTGTAATTACCTGCTCTGCAAATTCCCTCAGATGTTTTTCTCTCACATACACAAAAGGACGGATTACTCTCAGATCACCCTCTCTGAAAAGCAATGTAGAACAGCAAataaggcaatgttagatcacaTATCAACTTCAGGTTGCCAGGGTTCACAATTATGCTGACAGCATGGTTGATACTTTTGTTCAGTGCAAATATTAGTGCCTTCCGTTACGATTTAAAGAATTAACAAGGATCACATTAACAACTAGACATGCAATACAAAAAACAACCTGCACCAGTTATACACTACATTTGATCCTTGTTACATTAATGTTAATAATACTTGATACTTCAAAGCCAAATTAGATTTGATATTTTTGAGCCTGCACTTGATTTTACAATATATATCTCAAATGCAAATTGAGTCAATCAACAACTCAGCGTCGAGAGTAAATAAGACTTACTTGACAGTGTAGTTGGCTTTCATTGTCCTCAACAGTCCATTATGGAATACTGACATAAGAAAGCTGAAATACATAACGAAATGCACATATTTTAGTTCTTCAATAATAATTTCTCAATGACTATGGGAATGtgtcgcaaacatgggtagcattttcagcctttagGTATATCAATGTCTCcatccaattttggtatatggatattttgcaaaattttcctcaattttttttttttgggaaaaagaaCAACTTTCCTTGCTGtagccacaatttttttttgaggggagggggtatatcgatgggtccaaatttcttgaaaacttggtatattgatgggtccacattcaaattctcagcggcacactcCTACCCTAACCCAAACTAAACTTGAGTACCCACTGGGTGTTCTTCCTTCCAAATACctgattattaaaatatttatggCCAGAATACCTACCTTTCTGTCAAGTCATCCAAGTGTTGACCCATGGCCAGTACATTGTATCCTTCACGTCTTGCACATGCATATAAGCGCCCTCGTTTCATGCGGGAACAAAAGCTACATATAGAATCACAGCCATCTTGCAGTGAAGCAGCCATGTCTATGATACCTAGAACATCAACAATATGTGGGTCACACATTGGGATTTGATTAGAATTAGAAGCAGCAGTTTGGCACAAAATAACATGATTGATGTTTAAAAAGAATGACAACTGCACTAAATCTGCAATTTGTCGAATTCTGCAGACTGTATTTTTTTCCTTGTTTATGAGTACTTACACTGTTCCTCATAGAAGTATGGCAAGTCCAGACTTCTGAGATAGCCCTTGAGTGGGCTGGGATCATAGGATGAAGTCTGAGGATCCACTGTCACTGCTCCAAGATCAAAATGGATTTCCTGCATGGATTTtaatatttgataaatattcatcaTTATTATTCACAATATGAAAAGTTTCAAATGTGACATAATTAAGCTATGATGAGTTTTGTTcaatgtgtatcattattttttttaatcatccaCTCGATTTAACAGGCTACAATATGATGAACATTAGTGGACTCTTGGTTCTTGAAATATGAAAATTTTTTGCAGGCATCAATAACTGCAACACAAAAGAAGCTTGTCACAGTTGAAGGTGTTTACCAATTCCCCATACACATACCAAACACCCCTCACACATACACAAACAAAATCTGGCCACAAAATTTCACTGATAACAATTCAAAGACTTAGAGTGAATTCTTACCTTCTTTTTGGCAACAAATTGATACTGTCTGAGAGTATGAAGTAGAGAGAGACTATCCTTTCCTCCAGAGAGACAAACCAGTACACGATCTCCATCTTGAATCATCTGGTACTCCTCCATAGCCTACAAAACCCAAACAATTATGAAAGCTTACAATTTAACATGTGCTCCACATAAAGAAACCAACATATGTAATTCACTGACACTGAGATTCGCTATATGTCAATAAACTCAAAAACAGCTCAAATATGATTATCCCTAAAATGGCTTGTTTCATCTGGTGGGTGGGGTGATGCAAACAGGATGGAACATCTGGTCCAATGAAGTAGCACAAAAAGTAGCCTGCTGAGCCATTGATTTTACAACAGGATTTATTCAAGGAATGGCAAATGATTTCAAATTCATCTCTTTCAGTGAGAACATCACCTCTACGTAAACAAGGTACAaaggtttcttttcaaatttatacTTTCATCAAGTTAATGTAAGGGCAGTTAGCGCACTATCACAGATTTGCTAAATTGGACAATCTAAGAAAATCATCACATTGCATAACACAGGGGATGGGGGATGTGCTCCCCTTACTTCATTCAAAGTATTTGATtaactatttttcaattttattgcTATTTTTCCTCTAGACAAAaggtaaacaaaacaaaagccaAAACAACCACTATTTCTAGCCTTTTTATATCCATAACACCAGTTGTAAAAAGGCAACATAGCTGATCTGACCCTAAATCGACTCAGCTTTGCTGCTTTCATAGGCATGGGccattatatatatttatttatgctcTAACTGGGATCACTAATAATGCCTTTTAAGAGATTTTTAACTGATAAACTCACCTGCAAAGTAggtttgaatattttctttgGTGGAGCATGGAATTTCACCACTGTCTTACTCCCATCCCCTGCTTCTGATTCATTCTCTCTTGTTTCTTTGACTTTGTCCTGTCTCCTTGGTAACATACAAGGAAGACATTCAGCATTACTATTTGGCATCACTTCACACACAGGGCTAACATCCTTGGTTTTGAGAGATAACTTGAATTCTTTTGCCATATCCTGACTATCTTTGCTTTCATTTCTCGCATTACAATTTGTTTCTGCTAAGTTGCTTTGAGTAATGACAGGAGATAGCGACACAGCTGTTTTAGAATTGGTGTCTCTTGCTTCTGCGTCAATAGCTTTTTCACTGGAAGATAATTTAGCATTGCTAGACACTGCACTGTAGCTAGAACTACTGCTACATTCCACCAAATCACTTACATCATCACTTGGTACAGATCTGTCAACTAAACTCGATCTAAAAGAATCATTGTCTTGGTTCACAGTATCCTCACCTTGTAAAGATGACAAATTTGCAGGattaatttgtgatgttaatatgGTTGTAGTAACCTCACCTTGAGAAGAAGACAAACAAGGTCCATAAGGCACAGATTCTTGATCATcacatttgttaacattaacatcTTCACTGCCAGCATCTGTGGCTTCTAGTGCTTGTCTCTCTATTGCACATTTTGGGTCACATTTACCATGGTCTTCAGCACTACTACAATCACCCTGTGATCCACCTGTCCTTGGTGTTCTATCAGACGTGTTAGTATTATCAATCCAAGACTGATGAATAGGACTTTCATGTGATTCTTGTACTGTGTCACCCAAGAAGCCATGTTCTACAGAGCTCTGGAAGGTCTTGGTATCAAACCATTCTATATCTTGTATTTCAATTTCCTCTGGATCAGTTCTTCCAATGTCTTTATTTTCACACACATTGTCTAGTTCGGATATATTACCATCACTACTTAGATTGCACTTTGAAGAGGCATTAAATTGTGGTGGTTCAAATGGCATAATTTTCCTCACACCTGTTTGTGAACCTCCTTTGTTATTAAGTACTGACTGTGCCTCACTTGGCAGAATAAACCAACGCAGTGCTTCTGTCTCACCACTGAACAACACGGACTGATCAGCCAATTCTAATCTTGTCTTCTCGGCCTTCTTGAAAATACCCTCTGCAAgggaaagacattcttcataacTTTGTGGAAATTTCCCTTTGGGTTTTGGTGCTGGAGGATCAGCATATTGCATCTTTCCTGAGGCATATGAGATGGAGCCTAACCACCGACGATCTTGGAAGACTTGGTGATGTCTTTGTTTCCATTCTCCAGTCTCTGGATTGAACATGTACTGCAAAATATGTTAGAAATAATATGTTATGATATGAGAAAAgataacattataataatgttaatggtctgttaagttttcaaaaatatagacatttgaaatgaaaattttgattgcTAGGCATCATAAAACTACACATGCATAAACCGAAAAAAGTGTTGCTACTGCATCATCATCTGTTGTCATTGGCAACTGTCCTTTACTGTTTTTGGCTGAGTGCAAGCATTGATGTCAGTGCACACATTTCATTAAAATCCGCTTCAAATCACAAGCATTTTCTCAAAGCGCTACATACCATACACACATGCACATTATAAGATGCTGACAAGAGATTCATGCCAAACAGCTGCACTGCTGATGTGACCGACAACTGTTCTAGGCTAAAAATCACTACAAATGAGATACAatgtcaataaatttgtgtaaatCTGCTTATGTTTTCTTCAACTGACTATATTCTAGAAGTATAGGCTACCAATAGCCATGCATGCACATTGTTACCTGTGGAAGCCAATAAAGTAGAGTTATATTAGTAAGGTTCCAAGTAGAATTTCTTCCACTGATTCAGAGACATGCAGCAAAATAATGCTGTGTCGGACATAATCCTTGAACACTGCAAAAGttccaagtcagcaaaaacatctgcatccagtgatgctgaggtcttcatctgTGCTCGGGCCCCAGTTCTATAAAGTAGAAATACTCTGAGACTCGTTTCTGACTAGAAAACATTATCTAGTGGAAGAAACTCAACTTGGAACCTTATTTACCTGTGGAAGCAGCTTCCATCCATGTTCTGCTACCATGGCAACAGCAGAGAGAACAAAATCCACACATTCTTCCTCCATAAAGTATGGCAAATTAAGTCTTGTGAAGCCTGGCCTTAAGATCTCCCTTTCTGAGTATTCATGGTACCTCCTGAGGTGAACCCTATCTAGGCGATGGTCTTCTAATAACATGGTTTCTATTCTCTTGGCTAGTGTTTGGTCCATGCCTAGTAAATACTGGGAACAATGAAACATATTAAAGCTATCACTTGATAAATAaaggtgaaatttacacctactcTCTTGCCATATTCCTGGGAAACAAGGAATAACAATGTGTGGTTTtaagaatgttattaaaagataGAACTAGACTGCAGTAGTCTTAACataaatgtattttattgggGGGTGTATGAACAGAAAGCAATCAATATAAGCTCAAGTACCTTAATTAAATAATATACATGAGGGCaaacacacatatatatatatatattactccTTTAGAACAGATATCTTCAAGtgcatttattccactgccactaGGATATCACATAACTGCCAATGAACAAGTGCCCAGTATAACTACCCCCTAACAGTTCCCCATTTTACACTTGGGTGGAATGAAACAATCAAAATATCCTTGATCAGTAAACTCACCTGTGCATAGGGTCCAGCGCATGCACAGCCCCCTCTGGTCTGAATCCCAAACACATCATTCAATACTGCACACACAAAATTATGATGCAAGAACTGGCCGGTAACAGGATGACGTATCAGGAAGGAGAAGATAGGTAACCGAGGAACGGATGTGTTGCCAAGGAGAATGAGATTAGGGCTGGAAGACCAGAATTCAACAGCTTTCCTGTGGAGTTATATTAAATACTTATCTTATCTCTATTCTGGTGAGTTATTAATTTTATAGTACAGTACAGAAAATTTAACTCTtgatttctattaaaaaaaatattgacctTGTGACATTTTCAGCTGTTATTATTATTCTTCAGTGGATTGACCTGACCTGATCCTCTTGATATGTGATGTAATGATTAGGTCATGCTCCTTTGGTAACATTTTATGCAGATAAAGACTTTAACATACTAATGCAGataaaattttattcaaaaatcatCATCTTAAAGGGACATTTTCCTGCATAGATATCTGCCAAAATCTTTTGCAAACACAAAATACTGGTTTAATTTGTGGCAACTTTGTTTTAAGCACCATGACTGTTGACACTCTTCCATTTACATACCTGCACAGCTCATGTTCTCTTTTCATTATGTTAGTAGTACCAACTGCCTGTAAGTCCATGTAAAAATGAAGGAATTAAAATACAACATAATTTACACTTGCAATGCATCTTAAAATTTTCAGCTCATAAACACAGAGTCAATTATGACCTTTAGTAAACAGTGAAATATGGATGTGGAAGTCTGTGGTATAGGTTATTTtcctaaattttatttatttattttatttatttattacactttatcactggtatatacaataattataatataacatcaaaatatattgcacatgaatattcaaaagtacataaaaaaaggaagtatagataaaattttgcaccagtgaaaggcaaggactaaatataacaggtgcaaagcacctctaggacagtcccaccaaggatcaaaacaatgaggacaccccctcccccctcccaaaatatttgaaaaaaaacctacacaagcctacaaccagaACAAAGTATCCTGttttctttaaataattatatctcaagtaaaatatttgttttacatcAAGAAGTATAACCAGGATTGTTATGTCATGTTTACAATGTAAAATGTCATTATGTGTGTTTTCATAGTTTAGTGCATTCCATTTAACCCCTTGAAAAGGGACTATGGAAATCAAAGTTTAGGATTTATGGGGTTATGAAAAGTCACACACAACGTTGTTGCCAATCATGGGCTGGGGATAGTTTATAGCAGTAATTGGATACAGTAaggtaacaaaacaaaacaatcggAGGATATTAAAGTGTAAGAATCATATGAAGGGAAGGTAATCATGCCAGAGACATTGAGGGCAGTCAAATCATATTAATGTAATCTTTAAACATATGATGCTGCTCAAGGCTCAAAAGATTAAGCTCCTTCAGACGATCTTCATATGGAATAGAGCTTCTCAAAATAAATTTAGTGGCCTTACATTGAACACGCTCTTTGTCCCCTGTAATTGGGGGCACATCCCGGGGGACACATACTAAGTGTGCAGTTAAGCTAGCAacctaagctcttcatatgcacACCAGTGGTGTAGCTAGTAGGGACTGAGCCCCCCCCTCATCATTACCGTGCCGGTTCACCTTAGTCTGTCGGTAGATGACTGATGGCCTTGGCTAAAAGAAATTACAGGTCAACAAACCTTAAGATTTTCGAGGAGTGCACTGggccaaaaaaattggggtcaacaattcacaacttccgtcggctaaaaatatttccgtcggtacatttacaagttgtgcccccctctccccggttccgaaaacctggctacgctactgacgcACATTCAACTTGGACTGTGGAGCAGTCTATGCAGACTTGGAGAATCCAAAATCGGGAAGTCTGCTTAGTCTGCTCAGACTGTTCCACAGTCTGCATACACTGCTCCACAGTTTTTAGGTGATCATGGTAGGTTCCACTAACATTTACAATGCACCATAGGTGCTTTTACTCCTTCATAGGATTATATTTGTATGATAGAGTTAGCATGTGTTTGGACTTACAATAGATATAAGGACTTACAATCTGTTTCAAATGTTTGTAAAATCCACCCAGGTCACTTAAGCTTGCCATACACTTATGATCAAGTGTCGCTACAgattttttgtataatatttttaataacagTCATACCTGTTTCATTTGAAATACCATCCCAGCTCTAATAGCACCAACAATTGATGGTGTTCCCCCTTCCTCTCGCATCTCTACTTGCTGCAAGTAACGATGGTCTTCACTTGTCACCTGTTGGAAATAAAGACCAGAATAACTTTagcaaatttatttcattttcactaCATTTCAAATACATTAttttaactttttattttttcatctgCTTTTTAAAACAATGCGTTACAGGATGATAATGAAGGTATTGTGCTAGCCTGTCATACATTCATCGTCTCATATAAGACATCATGTTTTGTAAAAATAATTAGGCTTTTCCCAGGGCTGTATTAGCTAAGAACAAAACCAGTTTTCACTTTAAAAAAGAGCAGGCAAATCTATTTTAGATGAAAGCCATTATTTTTTTCATGATGCGGAAAATGGGCAAAAATCATAGAATCGGGAGTAGAAAACCGAAATATAGAAGAAAACATAAATATCGTTTAAAAAatcaacatttcaaaaatgaaatttgatgtcaCCAGATTGTAACAACTTCACTGCCAGCCTTCCTGGCACTTTATGTGTGCCTATTCAATCTATGTATAATACAATAAGTGCTATCAGGAGACAGCAAATCCAGCTATCCAAATGATCCACAGTGTTGCAGAAGCAATATTCATTACACTAAGGGAGTACAGACAAAATAGTTAGCCAAAATAGCTCAGCCAAGCTTTGCTGCCTTCACTGATGGTTCAGCTTCACTAGAGCCTGTGATACTAACAAGAGAACGTGAATAGTACACAGTTTGCTGATATGTATCAGCAGTAGGATTATAAACATGGGTCGATGACACAACCATTATCAATGTCATTTGTGTTCATTAAGTCcttaacgacccactcatcaaatACTCATTAAACAATTATGTATGGGGTCATTGACTGCAGTTAATAGAAAGTCAATTAGGTGTCAAGTGGTTgtcaattcaagcatggtcgtaaaatagaTTCGATGGATTTTTGGTCAATGGTGGTATCGGAACGGTGGTAACCCATCACTAGAATGCATTACCGAAGGCAGCAAAGCTTGGCTGAGCTCAGTGAACCATTTTGGCTATCCTCTCTAAGACGCAAGATGTAAATAtcaaaggatttttttttttactttttaggaAAACCGAAAAATATAAAatggaaaattgggaaaacagaATTTACAGAAAAATGATGGCTTGTTATCACAACTTACAAAGAACACTGATCCCCCTCCACCCCCAGTAGGCACTGGATTTTCAAAAAGTCTCTTCTTGGCTATCAAGATCCCTGGAGTCTCTACACCTCCAACAAACTTGTGAGGAGAGAGATAGATGGCATCCTTGCTTGCTAAGGACTGGTCCGTACTGTCAATTAAATGAAAAGGGAAAAAAGTGCACTGTTAGCACTTCAATGAAACATAATATTAAGTACTGAACTCAGACTCACGATGGCTTCAAAGAGGCATCAAAGAAGCCTATTATATAGCCGCCTTGGACCCCGATCTCAACCAGGGTCttggctagaaattgagggttgcccgtcatttgaataaaattgcctgtcctaatttgacctttaaaaacatttaccagacatcagcccattgggggttgaaagagttcaaatatgtgctgatatggccttgttctacaaattgggtctactaaaaagggcaattagcttctcaaaacatagaATTTATAaaatagcatctgtcaaaggcattaattttgcccgtcccaggagcaaactggccgtctaaaatgacggccagacgggtgactagctaagaccctgatctCAACCAGGACAAAGGGAGACACGTGCTACCCAGCGTCTACAAGCCGATCATCATGTCATGTGACCCTGGTTTACCCTGTGGGTCACATGGCTAGGTGTTTACCGCTCTACCTCactttctgatgaaatcccatggatgtgggatgaaatatcaagtaagCCAAGTATttattgagagaactgtttaaaatctctgtttatcatATATATTAAGCCTGTTTGGCCCTTCCCCTTAGACTTGTCactagtctaagcattcaaaatttggagTATAGGCTatgaatttgttcataattttttttttaaatttattttgatgattggttataaaagatattagaaaatgtgtttttcacaaatttgaatgcataacctgaaattagcCTTAGTACAAGTCTTTTTGCTTCAATgttacagcatacgaaaaacaccccaaCAAACACATGCTTTGGCCATTATTtctaaaaattgaccaaatattaaaatttgccaGTAAGAGCTAACTAAAAAAGGATTAGAATTTacttatgtttcatttggcaaaaaaggataatattttttttaatcaaaaaaaaattaaaatttgccagTATGaagtaactaaaggattaggatttactcatgcttcatttggcaaaacaggataatattttgttatctaaaaATATTAGTGCTATATTTTTTTGGAATAGGGATTAAAGGATCCTccttgatcctagcatcctctttttattacattttcactagatatccacaaaaaagcttattcctaacatttcagtT
Proteins encoded:
- the LOC140161133 gene encoding uncharacterized protein, encoding MVAIPDNEDGLVDMDVLKEELQRWQPSGRQVIGCFSAASNVTGILVDTIAITSCLHQFGALAFWDYATAGPYVDIDMNPVITTCTDQSLASKDAIYLSPHKFVGGVETPGILIAKKRLFENPVPTGGGGGSVFFVTSEDHRYLQQVEMREEGGTPSIVGAIRAGMVFQMKQAVGTTNIMKREHELCRKAVEFWSSSPNLILLGNTSVPRLPIFSFLIRHPVTGQFLHHNFVCAVLNDVFGIQTRGGCACAGPYAQYLLGMDQTLAKRIETMLLEDHRLDRVHLRRYHEYSEREILRPGFTRLNLPYFMEEECVDFVLSAVAMVAEHGWKLLPQYMFNPETGEWKQRHHQVFQDRRWLGSISYASGKMQYADPPAPKPKGKFPQSYEECLSLAEGIFKKAEKTRLELADQSVLFSGETEALRWFILPSEAQSVLNNKGGSQTGVRKIMPFEPPQFNASSKCNLSSDGNISELDNVCENKDIGRTDPEEIEIQDIEWFDTKTFQSSVEHGFLGDTVQESHESPIHQSWIDNTNTSDRTPRTGGSQGDCSSAEDHGKCDPKCAIERQALEATDAGSEDVNVNKCDDQESVPYGPCLSSSQGEVTTTILTSQINPANLSSLQGEDTVNQDNDSFRSSLVDRSVPSDDVSDLVECSSSSSYSAVSSNAKLSSSEKAIDAEARDTNSKTAVSLSPVITQSNLAETNCNARNESKDSQDMAKEFKLSLKTKDVSPVCEVMPNSNAECLPCMLPRRQDKVKETRENESEAGDGSKTVVKFHAPPKKIFKPTLQAMEEYQMIQDGDRVLVCLSGGKDSLSLLHTLRQYQFVAKKKEIHFDLGAVTVDPQTSSYDPSPLKGYLRSLDLPYFYEEQCIIDMAASLQDGCDSICSFCSRMKRGRLYACARREGYNVLAMGQHLDDLTESFLMSVFHNGLLRTMKANYTVKEGDLRVIRPFVYVREKHLREFAEQSKLPVIPENCPACFEAPKERHRTKQLLAGQELLFPRLYSSLQTALKPLMARNKTGMESSLNKKRQLNGSVDDEEEDI